The genomic region TtacaaacatttgaaattattaaattaatctaGTTTAAGCTAAGGGAAAATAAAATGGTTTAAAGTTGTCTCATTAAATGTTATACTCCTAAACGATACGTCTAAGAAATATGTAATAaagagaatgtgatctaaagatgTTAGATTCATGAAACCTATTTCTTTCATATACATATCCTAAAAGTTCATGATCATAGGATTACCAATTTAGCGTTAACAATCTGGATTAATCAGTACATACTATGTCTTCTCTCTAGAAAGTGAATGGTCTCTAGTCTCCAGTAATTGGTGTATGGatgacaccaagacaagtatgtaggtgcttaATAGAGAGTGAATACACTAAACGCGATCAACCaagagttctcatactcatgtcacatgaaaactcactagttgggataatgcaaagtaatTATTTGACTTGATACATCATAGTTACCTTCTGATTAGGACTTTAATCTTTGACTATGTTAAAGACACTTCAATGCAAAAGTGTGCCGACGCCATTATTGGGGTTTACATGCACATTCAATAactaatttctaattaaattaattaattgcaaCTTCATAATAAAGTAATATACCACCTTTTAGTGTACGTGGCATGCCCGTATCTAATTAAGTCATATAtatcaatgttctaaaaaaatgGCCTAGGTGTGCTGAGCGGTGGTGAGCCGATGCGTTTTCCTACAAATCGGTGGGAAAAATCGGATGAGCTCTGGGCGGCCTAGGTGACTAGGTGGGCTAGGCGGGGTTAGGCAGTGCTAGGCGGAGCTAGGCAGAGCTAGGCggtttttttaatgaaattaaaaaataaaataaaaaatcctatCTAAGTCTAAgtggttttaaattgtgaacttgttgtacatgtgtcatcctacaatactcctcactatgattatatggcatatatgcttaatgtgtttttaaattttggacttgttggatactctttttgcattttgtcattattttattatcttatctatggatttcatacaagtataattttttgtaagtgtcaatatgcacttatttacaagatatacaataaATTTACTCAAATCTGTCTAGACACCCACCTAACCGCCTAAGCGCCAAGCACCAACCCACTGCCCGACTAGCACCTAACGTTTTTTTAGATCCTTGGTATATAGCGCAAACGTAATTTGGTAGTGGATTGGTGATCCTCTCTCCCACTCTGTAGATTTAAACGGACAGACCTGGTTTTGGCAAAAACAAACGGAACTCGTGGGCTTTACATTCCAAAGCAGACAGAGGCAAAACCATGGGCAGTTTTCTGCTGTCTTCTGCACAAACAAAACCTGCCAACCCAAAACTGGCTGCTCCGCCCTCTCTATATAGCTCATACCGCTTCTCCATTGAATCTCTGTCACACAATCTAGTCCACCAGCACCAGCACTAGCActaaacctctctctctctcactctctcacacCTCTGTCTTTCTCTCTACATTATCTTCTGCTTTTGCCACACATTTCTGCAAAAAGCTGACCAATTACTCTCATTCTTTTCCATCCGTGGAGGTGCCTCTGGACATGTTGATATAACGGGTCGGTTCCAATCTCTCAGTTTCCGGTACTTTCGGGCTGTTTtattttctggattttttttccaaatttcatttcatttattgggtattttcattttgcttttttgtttctGAGTTTTGTTCAGTGGATGTATCCTTATAAAATCGTTGGATTGAGAGATAAATTTAGTATGTGGGAAGATTAGATCGTGGCATTTTTTTcaattgggtttttgggttttatcTCAAAGTTTTGTTCTTCTGTGAAATTGGTAGAATAAGAGCAGTTTTGTAAGAGTTTGGGATGGAAGCCAATGGGTTGTTTTCTGGAATGCTTGGCCTGGAAATGCCTTTGcaccaaaatacccaaaacccccaaaacccTCACCACCATATGCACCAACCCCAAATGGTTGCCTATGCCCCCCACCATGACCCCGACAACCACCAAAACCCTCACCAATCTGTGAAAGAGGGGCACCCATTTGCACCCAAGTCCAAACAAATTGCCCTCAGTGATGATGACGAACCCGGTTTCGGTGCTGATGACAACAGCAATGGGGATAACAAGAAGAAGATATCGCCATGGCAGAGAATGAAGTGGACCGACACCATGGTGAGGCTCCTGATCATGGCCGTGTTTTACATTGGTGACGACGCTTCTGATGGCCCTGATCCTACAGGCAAGAAGAAGCCTGCTGGTGGGTTGCTGCAGAAGAAAGGGAAGTGGAAATCGGTGTCCCGAGCTATGGTGGAGAAGGGTTTCTACGTGTCGCCGCAGCAATGTGAGGACAAGTTCAACGATTTGAATAAGAGGTATAAGAGGGTTAATGATATTCTTGGGAAGGGGGCAGCTTGCCGGGTTGTGGAGAATCAGGGCTTGTTGGAAAAGATGGATTTGGCACCAAAGATGAAGGAAGAAGTTCGTAAATTGATGAATTCGAAGCACCTGTTTTTCAGAGAAATGTGTGCTTATCATAATAGTTGTGGTCATGGAACTGTTAGTGGTGGGTCTAATGGCGCGCATAACTCCCCGCCAGAGGTGGCCACAGAGCCGTCTGAGATCCCAGTGTGGCCGCAGCCGCACGAGCAGCTCCAGCAGCGGAGATGCTTTCATTCGTCAGAAAATGCTCAAGCGGTTGCCAATTCAGGAAGGTCAGAGACCGAGGGATCCAAGGTAATAAAAGGAGGAAGCGAGGACGAAGATGAAGACTACGAGGATGATGATTCGGATGAGGAGGTGGTTCGAGGTGGTTCTAAAGGTCACATGGGGCATGGAAATCACGAAGACAACGATGACAACGATGAAAGAGCTCCCCAAAAAGTGCCAAGAAAGGAAGGCTGTTTTTCGGGGTCGTCCTCATCCACCCAATTAATGCAGCAATTGAACTGTGAGGTGAGGGTTGTGCTGCAAGATGTGTCAAAGACCGCGTGGGAGAAGAAGCAGTGGTTGAAAACAAGGATGATACAATTGGAGGAACAGCAAGTGAGCTACCAACACCGAGCTTTCGAGCTCGAGAAGCAGAGGCTCATGTGGATCAAGTACAGTGGGAAGAAGGAAAGGTACATGGAGAGAGGCAAGCTTGAGAACGAGCGAAGGCGACTTGAGAACGAGAGGATGCTATTGGTCGTCCGCGGGAATGAGCTCGAGTTGCTGGAGCTTCAtcaccagcagcagcaacagaATTCTTCAAACAAAAGAAGTGATCCATCTTCCCCCACTGGATAGTTGTACATTCTATAGGTTGAGGTCAGATAGATGATATTCTCATTTTTTGTTctaaagttcttttttttttttttttttttttttttttaattttttttttatctattttaGATATCCgggattatttttttttttttttttcaaacgataaatgttagattagtcatcgACGAAGTTCGAATCCATGCAGGGAATATGTTGCGATGGGTTAATAATagtggaatgaccaaaatctaCGAAAGCCTTGATTCAATTAGATGATTCATTGTTATAACAATTTGGATTTAAGTGGTCCTCAATAAGTTTTGTCATTCATATTCATATGTTTCCTAATAAATAAATCACATTTAGTCCATCGGATTCGTATTAAATAATCTTTCTAATGTCTAATACGGCATGTCAAATGATACTTGAGTTTTGGCCTTAGGGCAGACAACATTTAGCTCTCGGGCAGACTAAGTTTGGTCTTCAAAAGTAataaatataaaggaaaataaaatatagcCCAACAcagttgaaggaaaaatttatcTCGAAGTAGTCTTTGAAATATTAACTTTTGGAGGGCTAAAACATAGTTGTGGGCTACGTTGAGCATGACTGGAGATGACCttatttatttgggttttttttaataaaaaatggtccttgaaattgaccatcatcatcaaaatagtctttgaaattgaaaattaatcaatgtagttcctgaaaataggtgttgcaaatcaatgtggtcatttcatcacaattttgttacaatttttgttaagtgctgatgtggcatatAAATGGACCCcataagttctttttttttttttttttctcacaaatggtcattgaaattgatcTACGAtatcaaaatggtccttgaaattgaccctcgacatcaaaatggtccttgaaattgcaAATTGATCGATGTAGTTCCGGAAgtaagtgtctcaaatcaatgtagtcattccgtcataattgtgtcaaaatttttgttatgtgctgatgtgacacataaatgggtcacacatgtctaattaaatttaaaaaaattacaaataggcttataatttaatagttaataaaa from Pyrus communis chromosome 9, drPyrComm1.1, whole genome shotgun sequence harbors:
- the LOC137746187 gene encoding trihelix transcription factor DF1-like, with the translated sequence MEANGLFSGMLGLEMPLHQNTQNPQNPHHHMHQPQMVAYAPHHDPDNHQNPHQSVKEGHPFAPKSKQIALSDDDEPGFGADDNSNGDNKKKISPWQRMKWTDTMVRLLIMAVFYIGDDASDGPDPTGKKKPAGGLLQKKGKWKSVSRAMVEKGFYVSPQQCEDKFNDLNKRYKRVNDILGKGAACRVVENQGLLEKMDLAPKMKEEVRKLMNSKHLFFREMCAYHNSCGHGTVSGGSNGAHNSPPEVATEPSEIPVWPQPHEQLQQRRCFHSSENAQAVANSGRSETEGSKVIKGGSEDEDEDYEDDDSDEEVVRGGSKGHMGHGNHEDNDDNDERAPQKVPRKEGCFSGSSSSTQLMQQLNCEVRVVLQDVSKTAWEKKQWLKTRMIQLEEQQVSYQHRAFELEKQRLMWIKYSGKKERYMERGKLENERRRLENERMLLVVRGNELELLELHHQQQQQNSSNKRSDPSSPTG